The Camelina sativa cultivar DH55 chromosome 14, Cs, whole genome shotgun sequence genome includes a window with the following:
- the LOC104742666 gene encoding uncharacterized protein LOC104742666 isoform X1 has product MIPAQSVGDFGSQMSNRQGSGQFGGEGGFRLPNEQQRMIAAKSVADFGYPMSNRQGSGQFRAEGGFRLPSEQQMIAAKSVADFGSPMSNRQGSGQFRGEGGLRSPSEQQRMIADQFMGAFGSPVSDRQGSGQFGQGYCSSPGSHEREDLVSKKIFVTFRPKSSFTNEDVSTYFSKFGEVKCVDLPKHQEGKFGFVTFTNAETVRTILDEENSHVIGDSVVWVKGY; this is encoded by the exons ATGATTCCTGCTCAGTCCGTCGGGGATTTTGGCTCTCAGATGTCGAACAG ACAAGGATCAGGGCAATTTGGAGGAGAAGGTGGTTTTAGGTTGCCGAATGAGCAACAAAGAATGATTGCTGCTAAGTCCGTGGCGGATTTTGGCTATCCGATGTCAAACAG ACAAGGATCAGGGCAATTTAGAGCAGAAGGTGGTTTTAGGTTGCCGAGTGAGCAACAAATGATTGCTGCTAAGTCCGTGGCGGATTTTGGCTCTCCGATGTCAAACAG ACAAGGATCAGGACAATTTCGAGGAGAAGGTGGTCTTAGGTCGCCGAGTGAGCAACAAAGAATGATTGCTGATCAGTTCATGGGGGCTTTTGGCTCTCCAGTGTCGGACAG ACAAGGATCAGGACAATTTGGACAAGGTTACTGTTCTAGTCCCGGAAGCCATGAAAGAGAAGATTTAGTCTCTAAAAAGATTTTCGTGACATTTCGACCTAAGAGCTCCTTCACAAATGAAGACGTCTCAACTTATTTCAG CAAATTTGGAGAAGTGAAATGTGTGGATCTTCCAAAACATCAGGAAGGAAAGTTTGGTTTTGTCACTTTCACTAATGCTGAAACCGTGAGAACCATATTGGATGAAGAAAACTCTCATGTCATCGGTGACTCAGTTGTGTGGGTAAAAGGATACTGA
- the LOC104742666 gene encoding zinc finger CCCH domain-containing protein 55-like isoform X2, protein MIAAKSVADFGYPMSNRQGSGQFRAEGGFRLPSEQQMIAAKSVADFGSPMSNRQGSGQFRGEGGLRSPSEQQRMIADQFMGAFGSPVSDRQGSGQFGQGYCSSPGSHEREDLVSKKIFVTFRPKSSFTNEDVSTYFSKFGEVKCVDLPKHQEGKFGFVTFTNAETVRTILDEENSHVIGDSVVWVKGY, encoded by the exons ATGATTGCTGCTAAGTCCGTGGCGGATTTTGGCTATCCGATGTCAAACAG ACAAGGATCAGGGCAATTTAGAGCAGAAGGTGGTTTTAGGTTGCCGAGTGAGCAACAAATGATTGCTGCTAAGTCCGTGGCGGATTTTGGCTCTCCGATGTCAAACAG ACAAGGATCAGGACAATTTCGAGGAGAAGGTGGTCTTAGGTCGCCGAGTGAGCAACAAAGAATGATTGCTGATCAGTTCATGGGGGCTTTTGGCTCTCCAGTGTCGGACAG ACAAGGATCAGGACAATTTGGACAAGGTTACTGTTCTAGTCCCGGAAGCCATGAAAGAGAAGATTTAGTCTCTAAAAAGATTTTCGTGACATTTCGACCTAAGAGCTCCTTCACAAATGAAGACGTCTCAACTTATTTCAG CAAATTTGGAGAAGTGAAATGTGTGGATCTTCCAAAACATCAGGAAGGAAAGTTTGGTTTTGTCACTTTCACTAATGCTGAAACCGTGAGAACCATATTGGATGAAGAAAACTCTCATGTCATCGGTGACTCAGTTGTGTGGGTAAAAGGATACTGA
- the LOC104742667 gene encoding uncharacterized protein LOC104742667, with protein sequence MGPLRGWRSGRYTNSKAKVPFLGFGAANQHRAVLLLWLNVDNMTYKKNLITVSQISLSSINHSHSPCFSSSLSWLLTAPLRLEFEKGRIFVSKLIVSFGFTLQTL encoded by the exons ATGGGCCCACTGAGAGgttggcggtcggggcgttacacaAACTCAAAGGCCAAGGTTCCATTTTTAGGCTTTGGAGCTGCAAACCAGCATAGAGC GGTTCTTCTCTTGTGGCTCAATGTCGATAACATGACATACAAGAAGAATCTGATTACAGTGTCACAAATATCACTCTCCTCCATTAATCACAGCCACTCTCCTTGCTTCTCAAGCAGTTTATCTTGGCTTCTCACCGCACCTCTCAG GTTGGAATTTGAAAAAGGACGAATCTTTGTTTCCAAgttgattgtttcttttggaTTTACATTACAAActctttga
- the LOC104742664 gene encoding ABC transporter G family member 12, producing the protein MEVESTSNGQRPPPPAEIGRGAYLAWEDLTVVIPNFTGGPTRRLLDGLNGHAEPGRIMAIMGPSGSGKSTLLDSLAGRLARNVIMTGNLLLNGKKARLDYGLVAYVTQEDILMGTLTVRETITYSAHLRLSSDLTKEEVNGIVEGTIIELGLQDCADRVIGNWHARGVSGGERKRVSVALEILTRPQILFLDEPTSGLDSASAFFVIQTLRNIARDGDRTIVSSIHQPSSEVFALFDDLFLLSSGETVYFGESKFAVEFFAEAGFPCSKKRNPSDHFLRCINSDFDTVTATLKGSQRIRETPATSDPLMNLATSEIKARLVENYRRSVYAKSTKSRIRELASMEGHHSMEVRKGSEATWFKQLRTLTNRSFVNMCRDIGYYWSRIVIYIVVSFCVGTIFYDVGHSYTSILARVSCGGFITGFMTFMSIGGFPSFIEEMKVFYKERLSGYYGVSVYIISNYVSSFPFLVAISLITGSITYNMVKFRPGVSHWAFFCLNIFFSVSVIESLMMVVASLVPNFLMGLITGAGIIGIIMMTSGFFRLLPDLPKVFWRYPISYMSYGSWAIQGAYKNDFLGLEFDPMFAGEPKMTGEQVINKIFGVQVTHSKWWDLAAIVLILVCYRILFFIVLKLKETAEPALKAIQAKRTMKSLKKRPSFKKVPSLSSISRRHQPPHSLSSQEGLTSPIH; encoded by the exons ATGGAAGTAGAGAGTACGAGCAATGGCCAGCGTCCACCGCCTCCGGCTGAGATTGGTCGTGGTGCGTACTTGGCGTGGGAAGATTTGACGGTGGTTATACCAAACTTTACTGGTGGTCCGACTCGAAGGTTGCTCGATGGATTAAACGGTCACGCTGAACCCGGTCGGATCATGGCCATTATGGGTCCTTCCGGATCCGGCAAGTCCACGCTTCTTGATTCTCTCGCag GTAGACTCGCAAGAAACGTGATCATGACTGGTAATCTTCTATTGAATGGGAAGAAGGCAAGACTAGACTACGGCCTCGTC GCTTATGTAACACAAGAGGACATTTTGATGGGGACACTAACGGTTAGGGAGACAATAACATACTCAGCACATCTAAGGCTTTCGAGTGATTTGACCAAAGAAGAAGTCAACGGCATTGTTGAAGGAACTATAATTGAGCTTGGTCTTCAAGACTGTGCAGACAGAGTCATAGGTAACTGGCACGCTAGAGGAGTGAGTGGCGGCGAGAGGAAACGTGTCAGCGTTGCGTTAGAGATCTTAACGCGGCCGCAGattctgtttcttgatgaaCCAACTAGCGGTTTGGACAGTGCTTCTGCGTTCTTTGTGATTCAAACGCTAAGGAACATAGCTCGGGATGGCGATAGAACCATTGTTTCGTCGATTCATCAGCCTAGTAGCGAAGTTTTCGCTCTCTTTGATGATCTTTTCTTGCTCTCTAGTGGTGAGACTGTTTATTTTGGTGAATCCAAGTTTGCTGTTGAG TTCTTTGCTGAAGCGGGGTTTCCTTGTTCAAAGAAACGAAACCCTTCTGACCATTTCCTAAGATGTATAAACTCAGATTTTGATACCGTTACAGCTACACTCAAAGGATCTCAGAGGATTCGG GAGACACCAGCTACATCAGATCCTTTGATGAATCTAGCAACGTCTGAGATCAAAGCTAGGCTTGTTGAGAATTACCGTCGTTCAGTCTATGCTAAATCCACAAAATCTCGGATCCGTGAATTAGCTAGCATG GAAGGACATCATTCGATGGAAGTGAGAAAGGGAAGTGAAGCGACCTGGTTTAAACAGCTACGAACTTTAACAAATAGATCATTTGTGAATATGTGCCGCGATATTGGATACTATTGGTCAAGAATTGTGATCTACATTGTCGTATCATTCTGTGTCGGAACCATCTTTTACGATGTAGGACACAGCTACACATCGATCTTGGCTCGTGTTTCTTGTGGTGGATTCATTACAGGTTTCATGACGTTCATGTCCATTGGAGGGTTTCCTTCTTTCATTGAAGAAATGAAAGTGTTCTATAAAGAGAGGTTGAGTGGTTACTACGGCGTTTCGGTTTACATCATATCGAATTACGTCTCTTCTTTCCCGTTCTTGGTAGCGATTTCGCTCATCACAGGGAGTATCACTTACAACATGGTGAAATTCCGTCCTGGAGTCTCGCATTGGGCTTTCTTTTGTCTTAACATATTCTTCTCTGTCTCGGTCATTGAGAGTCTCATGATGGTTGTAGCTTCTCTTGTTCCAAACTTCTTGATGGGTCTAATCACTGGAGCTGGTATCATT GGAATCATCATGATGACTTCTGGATTCTTCCGTCTACTTCCTGATCTTCCAAAGGTTTTCTGGCGTTATCCGATTTCCTACATGAGCTATGGTTCTTGGGCAATTCAG GGAGCATACAAGAACGATTTTCTTGGTCTAGAGTTTGACCCAATGTTTGCGGGGGAACCCAAGATGACAGGAGAGCAAGTGATAAACAAGATATTCGGAGTGCAAGTCACACATTCTAAGTGGTGGGACTTAGCAGCGATCGTGTTGATCCTTGTGTGTTACCGCATTCTCTTCTTCATAGTCTTGAAGCTCAAGGAGACAGCAGAGCCGGCTTTGAAAGCTATTCAAGCAAAGAGAACGATGAAGAGTCTCAAAAAGAGACCTTCTTTCAAGAAAGTTCCATCTTTATCTTCAATATCAAGGAGACACCAACCTCCACACTCACTTTCTTCTCAAGAAGGTCTTACCTCTCCGATACATTAA
- the LOC104742665 gene encoding RNA-binding protein 8A-B, giving the protein MANIESEAIDFEPEEDDLMDEEGTAVDAADVSPRAGHPRLKSAIAGANGESAAQKKIKGRGFRDERDSDRQRRLSSRDFESLGSDGGHGPQRSVEGWIILVAGVHEEAQDDDLLNAFGDFGEIKNLHLNLDRRTGFVKGYALIKYEKKEEAQKAISAMNGAELLTQNVSVDWAFSSGPTHGGSHWRKNQRSGRSQRSRSPRRRY; this is encoded by the exons ATGGCGAACATAGAATCAGAAGCAATCGATTTCGAGCCTGAGGAGGATGACCTTATGGATGAAGAAGGTACAGCAGTTGACGCCGCCGATGTTTCTCCACGCGCGGGACACCCGAGGCTTAAGTCGGCTATCGCCGGAGCAAACGGCGAATCAGCGGCGcagaagaagatcaaaggcCGTGGGTTTCGCGACGAGAGAGATTCCGATCGTCAGCGCCGTCTTTCCTCACGCGATTTCGAGTCACTCGGTTCTGACGGCGGTCATGGTCCACAGCGAT CCGTTGAAGGATGGATTATTTTGGTCGCTGGAGTTCATGAGGAGGCACAGGACGATGATTTACTCAATGCTTTTGGTGACTTTGGGGAGATAAAGAATCTACATCTCAATCTCGATCGTCGTACTGGTTTTGTCAAG GGCTATGCTTTGATAAAatatgagaagaaagaagaagcacaGAAGGCGATATCAGCAATGAATGGTGCTGAGCTTCTAACGCAGAATGTCAGTGTTGACTGGGCATTCAGCAGTGGCCCCACTCATGGTGGATCTCACTGGAGAAAGAACCAGAG GTCTGGGAGGTCCCAGCGTTCACGAAGCCCGAGAAGACGTTACTGA